Genomic DNA from Helicobacter ganmani:
TTGGTGCGGCTTAAATCTTTCAAGACGATAAAGATTATTACTTAAAATCTGCTTGGCAGCCTCTAAATCCTTAGAATCTTGGATAATTTTTGCAAGAATTATCCAAGTCTTTAGCCTTTTGGATTTTTGCAAGAGATGCTCCAAAGATAAAAAGGCTTCTTGCTTGCAACCCAAATAAGCTAGCAACATTACTTGCAGGTAAATCGCGTCTGCGTGGTTGGGATTAGATTTCAAAAAACAATCCAAATGCTTTAAACTCCGCGTGAAATCCCCATAAAAATAAAAAATCTCTGCGAAATAAAATTCCGCGATTCTTTGTTTGAAAAATTGTAAGTTTTTAAGAATCAAAAAGGCTTTAGAATGGGTTTTTAGACTTTGCATATAAACTTGCGCCAATAGACAAAAAACAAAAGTCAAAGGATTCGCTCCTCTGCTTTCCCGATAAGTCTTTTGGAAAATCTTTTTAAAAGTCATTTTTAATTCTTTGTAAAAGTTCGCTTGTGGAAATATTTTGCGTTCTAGGCAGATACACGACTTGACAAATATCTCTAAAATCATCAAATTTTCCTGCCCAATCATCACCCATTACTAAAATATCTGCTTCATAACGCAATAAATACTCTCTTTTTAACTCCAAAGACTCTTCTAAGAAAACACTATTGACAAATTTCAAAGAAGCAACAATATGCGCCCTCTCAATCTCGTTCATAATGGGATTGCGCGCCTTTTTTGAAAAATTCAATGCGTCAGAGGAAATGCCGACAAAAAGCTCATCTCCCAATCTTGAAGCTCTTTCTAAAAGCTTTAAATGCCCAAAATGAAATAAATCAAAAGTTCCAAATGTCAAAACTCTTTTGCGCTCTAAAATCATTAATGCCTACAATTAATCCAAATTTTGTATTGAAAATTATAGTTTTCAAACCCGCCATTATATATTATAAATTCTTAAAATTACATACCAAATGATTTAAGGAGGAATCATAGGTTAAATTCATCTAAATTTTAAACTTTATTGAATAAAACACACGAAGTGTTTTCTCATCAACTCATATTTGCGAGCTATGATGTGCTTTGCGATTCCTAATAATCCTGCATACTCCATTTCCCACACAAGAAAATATATGTATTGAAAACTATAATTTTCAATAGAAAAAGAAAGTATTGATAAATTCATTCAAGCTATTAAGAGTTCTTCAAAAAACACGAATATAAAAGGAATAAATGCAAAAAACTAAATCCAATTCCAATGAATATGGAAATAAGGTAGTTGGCATTATTATCCCTATCTATAATGTAGAAAAATATTTAAGAGAATGCCTAGAAAGTATCCTTCATCAAACCTATAAAAACTTAGAAATTCTTTTAATTAACGATGGAAGCACAGATTCTAGCTTGCAAATAGCCAAAGAATATGCACAAAAAGACAGCAGAATCACAATTATTGATAAGGAAAATGGCGGACAAGCAAATGCTAGAAATGCGGGAATAGAGTTTTTCAGTGGGGAGCTTGTGGCAATCACAAAGGAATCCACAAAGGACGCAGATTCTTTGCATTCCTATCAAATAATAGGAGAGAATCTCTACCAAATCCACACCATTTATAGCCTTAAAAGTTCGCTAGAGATTCCAATCATTGACTATTTGCAATTCGTAGATAGTGATGACTATATAGAGCTAGATTGTGTAGAACAATGCGTTAAGAGAATGCGAGGGGTAGATGTGCTTTGGTTTGATTTTCAGCGAAAATACGAAGGAAATCTTAACTACGATTCCGCAAAAAAGCCAACTCCACTTACAAAATATGGCTTCTGCGAGGAATGCAAGATTACACCTGCGGCATTATTTACACAAAGCAAGCTAGTAGAACGAAAATGGTATGCTTTTACTTGGCAAGGAATGCTTGATTTTAGGTTTTTGCAAGCCATTTCACTCAAATTTGCAAATGTTCCTTTGGAGGAAGACCATCACTTTTGGCTTTTGCTTCTTGCTCAAAGTCAATGTATTTTTATTTTTCCCCAAAAACTTTATTTTTATCGTATTCACCCCCATAGTATGACAAATTATGGGGGCAAGACGGGGCTTAAAAACATTCCAAAACAACTTCAATGCTATTTGAAAGATTTTTGCGGGAATCCTATGCTTTTGCACAAATATTGTCGTGCTGGAAGTGCCGCAACAATGCTAGGAGATATTTTTAGACAAATGGAAAGCGGAAAGATAGAACCTCAAACTTGTGCAATTCTAAAGCAAAACATTTTGAATCGCTTATGTATGTTGGCGATGAATTTAGAAAGCTTCCAAGCTGACCCTATGGGTTTCCTGCCCCTACTAGCAAAAATCAAACCCTATGCAAAAGAACAAAAAATCGGTGCGTATGCACTCTTACATCAAAGCCTAGAGTATCAGTTAGGATTAGCCACACTTTCAAGCTTCAAAAGCATTTCAAATTTTTTAAAAAGTTTTGGGGTGATTTATCGGGTATTGCAGAGATACAAAAAGCTAAAAAACATAGAGAATGCAAACTCTTTGCAAGATTATTGGGATTTCAAAGAATCGGAACATTTAAAGAAACATTTGTCTTTTAGGATTGGGAGGAAACTCACAAAATTATGCTTTGACTGACTGCTGGTCCTTGAAAGATTCTGCTTATATAAAATCGCAAAAGGTGAGTCTTTGCATCTCGTGATAATAATCACAAACTACTTTCGCTGATACCATTCATACACTTCTTTGATTCCTTGCTCTAATCCGATAGAATCCCTCCAACCCAAAGAGTGGATTTTGCTTACATCGCTTAATTTGCGCATTGTACCATCGGGTTTGCTAGTATCAAAGCAAATCTCCCCTTTAAATCCCACAATCTCTTTGATTAAATACGCTAAATCTTTGATAGAAATATCCTCGCCTGTGCCAATATTAATTTGCGTATTGCGTATTTGTGTAGAATCTTTGGCATATAAATCTTTAAAGTTTAAATTTTGCATAATAAACACGCACGCGTTTGCCAAATCCTGCACATATAAAAATTCTCTTCTAGGATTCCCGCTGCCCCAAATTTCCACAGAATTAGGTTGGATTCCAAAGTGGTGGAGATAATTTTTAGCTTCCTCAAAATTTTGCATTTTTAAATCTCGCAAGATTTCATCTTGCTTATTTTGATAATAAAGTTTAGCAAGATGTATTTTTCTAAGTAATGCAGGCAGAACGTGAGATTTTTCCAAGTCAAAATTATCATTTTCGCCATAAAGATTTGTTGGCATTGCGCAAATAAAATTTGTGCCATATTGGAGATTATAAGATTCGCACATTTTAAGTCCTGCAATTTTGGCAATCGCATAGGGTTCATTAGTGTATTCTAGCTCGCTTGTGAGTAAAGAATCTTCCGTAATGGGTTGTGGGGCATTTTTGGGATAAATGCAAGTTGAGCCAAGAAAAAGCATTTTTTTCACACCGCTTATATACGCATTGTGGATAATATTATTTTGAATGGCAAGATTTTCATAAATAAATTCCGCTCTATAAGTGTTATTTGCTAGAATCCCACCCACTTTTGCCGCACATAAAAATACATATTCAGGCTGCTCTTTGGCAAAAAATGCACTCACACACTCCGATTGTGTCAAATCTAGCTCTTTATGGGTTTTAATCAGTAAATTAGTATAACCTTGATTTTGAAGTTCTCTATAAATTGCACTCCCCACAAGTCCCCTATGCCCTGCAACATAGATTTTACAATCTTTTTGCATTTGCTTCCTTTAAAATTGTGCAGATTGAGAGCGTGGGTTTAGATTGATTAAAGTAAGCGCGTATATAAATATGCAATAAGCAAGCTATAAGGATTTTTATTTGGGCTTTTGCAAAATGAGAATGGGGCAAAAAAATATAAACAAAAGCAGTATAAAAGGCAACAAAGGAGAGGAATCTATTTAATGCCCCCCCCCCGATACTCTCTGCTAAATGCAAAATGTAAGGTTCTACATTAATATGGTGATTTCCTATAAAAAATCCATTTTTATGCAAAATTTTCGCATTTTTTAGCTCACCAAAAATTTCATAATCAAAATATTTCATTACTTCATTTTGTGTGAAATCTCCCGTAACAATCGGGCGGTATTCAATATTGTTTGCCTCTAGCTTTTGTATCACTTCTTTTCTTGTGAGTGCAGAATCTGGCTTGATTATAAGAGAGAATCCAAACCAAGAGCTAGAACCTATTTCCTTTTGAATAATAAAATCGGGGTGATTTGCAAAATACTTTTGGAAGATTTTTGCATTTTCTCTGCGATGTTTTAAAAAATGTGGCAGTTTTTTAATCTGCTCTATGCCAATAGCCCCGCTCATTTCCACTGGACGCACATTATATCCGGGTAAGATAAAGCGAAAAGATTCGCTAAACCAATCCTCACTTTTAGGCGCAACTAAATTGTCTTTGGGTAAATTCCTTGTCCAACCGTGTGCCCTCAAGCAGAGTAAAATATGATAAAGCTCTTCATCATCTGTTACGACAAATCCACCTTCCATTGTTGCAATATGATGAGAATAAAAGGTTGAGAATGTCCCCATAACACCAAATGTCCCTGCTTGTTTGCCCTCAAATTCCGCCCCCATAGACTCGCAATTATCTTCTAAAACAATGATATTCTTGCCCTCAATGAGTTTAAAGATTGTGCTAAAATCATTAGGATTCCCTAGCAGATTCACACACATTATCATCTTTGTTTGCTCACTGATTGCCTCTTTTAAAGCTCTCAAATCATAATTAAGCGTATGCAAGTTTATATCTACAAATTTCAGCTTCAACCCATATTGATACAGAGGATAATAAGTCGTGCTCCAAGAAACTGCAGGAACAATGACTTCATCGCCCCTTTTAAGTTTAGGATTTTTGGTATAAAAAAGTGCAGCGGTGGCGATGAGATTTGCCGTAGAGCCCGAACTTGTCATTACTGCGTATTTTGAGCCTATAAATGTTGCAAAATCTCTCTCACACTCTGCCACTTTCTCACCCATTGTGAAAATACCATTTTTCACAACTCCTTGTATAGCATCTAACTCTTTATTATCCCAAGTTGATGAGGCTAATGGATAATTTTGCATTTTATTCCTTTCCTTGTTGTGTTAAAAAATATTCATAGGTTTTTTGGATTCCACTCTCAAGTGTTGTTTTTGGATTCCAACCAAATGCTTTTAAGCGCGTATTGTCAATGAGTTTTTGCTGCATTCCGCTAGGTTTTTGTATATTGTGGCAAAACTCTCCCTCGTATCCAATTATTTTAGCGATAGTTTGATAATATTCATTGATGTTATAATCATATCCTAAGCCGACATTGAGGTTTTGTGGCATTTTTTCAAAGTTTTCTAGTGCATAAAAGACAAAATCCGCTAAATCTTCCGCATACATAAATTCTCTCCTTGCACTTCCATCGCCCCAAATCTCTACTTCTTTTAAATTTTGTTGCTTAGCATTATGGATTTTTGCAATCACGGCGGGGATTAAATGCGCTCTTGTAGGTTCAAACTTATCATATTTGCCATAGAGATTGCACGGAATCGCAGTTTTATATAAATAGCCATTTTGTGTTCTTGTGATGTATTCGCACATTCTTGTAGCAAGAATCTTAGCTAGGGCATAACCCTCATTTGTTGGTTCTAACTCCCCTGTTAAAATATATTCTTCTTTGAGAGGATTTGGTGCATTGCGTGGATACATACAGGAGCTTGCGAGATTTAAAAACCTCTTGATACCTATTTTCACGCTTTCATTGATGAGATTTAGTCCTATATAGGCATTTTCTGATAGAAACTCAACAGGTTTTGCGATGTTTGCAGCGATACCTCCCACAAGCCCAGCGCAATGCACAATACAATCAGGCTTATTGTCTTTTAAGAATCTCTGTATGCTTGAAAGTGAGAGTAAATCCATTTGCGCTCTTGTGGGTAAGAGAATCTCATAAGAGAGACTTTGGGATTTCTCTAAGAGATTGCGTCCCACCATTCCGCTTCCGCCTGTGATTAAAATCTTCATTATTCAAAATACCGCATAATTTTGTATCCACCTTCTTTGA
This window encodes:
- a CDS encoding adenylyltransferase/cytidyltransferase family protein translates to MILERKRVLTFGTFDLFHFGHLKLLERASRLGDELFVGISSDALNFSKKARNPIMNEIERAHIVASLKFVNSVFLEESLELKREYLLRYEADILVMGDDWAGKFDDFRDICQVVYLPRTQNISTSELLQRIKNDF
- a CDS encoding glycosyltransferase family 2 protein, producing the protein MQKTKSNSNEYGNKVVGIIIPIYNVEKYLRECLESILHQTYKNLEILLINDGSTDSSLQIAKEYAQKDSRITIIDKENGGQANARNAGIEFFSGELVAITKESTKDADSLHSYQIIGENLYQIHTIYSLKSSLEIPIIDYLQFVDSDDYIELDCVEQCVKRMRGVDVLWFDFQRKYEGNLNYDSAKKPTPLTKYGFCEECKITPAALFTQSKLVERKWYAFTWQGMLDFRFLQAISLKFANVPLEEDHHFWLLLLAQSQCIFIFPQKLYFYRIHPHSMTNYGGKTGLKNIPKQLQCYLKDFCGNPMLLHKYCRAGSAATMLGDIFRQMESGKIEPQTCAILKQNILNRLCMLAMNLESFQADPMGFLPLLAKIKPYAKEQKIGAYALLHQSLEYQLGLATLSSFKSISNFLKSFGVIYRVLQRYKKLKNIENANSLQDYWDFKESEHLKKHLSFRIGRKLTKLCFD
- a CDS encoding GDP-L-fucose synthase family protein; translated protein: MQKDCKIYVAGHRGLVGSAIYRELQNQGYTNLLIKTHKELDLTQSECVSAFFAKEQPEYVFLCAAKVGGILANNTYRAEFIYENLAIQNNIIHNAYISGVKKMLFLGSTCIYPKNAPQPITEDSLLTSELEYTNEPYAIAKIAGLKMCESYNLQYGTNFICAMPTNLYGENDNFDLEKSHVLPALLRKIHLAKLYYQNKQDEILRDLKMQNFEEAKNYLHHFGIQPNSVEIWGSGNPRREFLYVQDLANACVFIMQNLNFKDLYAKDSTQIRNTQINIGTGEDISIKDLAYLIKEIVGFKGEICFDTSKPDGTMRKLSDVSKIHSLGWRDSIGLEQGIKEVYEWYQRK
- a CDS encoding GDP-L-fucose synthase family protein, yielding MKILITGGSGMVGRNLLEKSQSLSYEILLPTRAQMDLLSLSSIQRFLKDNKPDCIVHCAGLVGGIAANIAKPVEFLSENAYIGLNLINESVKIGIKRFLNLASSCMYPRNAPNPLKEEYILTGELEPTNEGYALAKILATRMCEYITRTQNGYLYKTAIPCNLYGKYDKFEPTRAHLIPAVIAKIHNAKQQNLKEVEIWGDGSARREFMYAEDLADFVFYALENFEKMPQNLNVGLGYDYNINEYYQTIAKIIGYEGEFCHNIQKPSGMQQKLIDNTRLKAFGWNPKTTLESGIQKTYEYFLTQQGKE